The following coding sequences are from one uncultured Desulfobacter sp. window:
- a CDS encoding DUF4338 domain-containing protein: protein MQIKQQTFCGRKFTGKEIALIQEVVATCGGLSRRELAHTVCELLEWKRPNDRLKVRECSDFLELLEAKGALTLPEKKQQTKIVFHKSIPQTPCKQPHSTLRGSVEEFTPLEIQRVQNREQRDLFKELIGRHHYLGYAMPFGARLQYLIYVNRPHREIVGCIQFSSPAWRMRARDEWIGWTDERRKVALQKVVNNSRFLILAPIQNLASMILSCSLRELRDDWEQQYGLKPMLVETFVDRQQFHGGCYRASTWIELGKTTGRGRMDRFGKRHGADVKTILVYPLEKDAVHQLREGI, encoded by the coding sequence GCTACCTGTGGAGGCCTTAGCCGACGAGAACTGGCACATACCGTATGCGAACTTCTGGAATGGAAACGCCCTAATGATCGGCTAAAAGTCCGGGAATGTAGTGATTTTTTGGAGCTTTTAGAGGCCAAGGGAGCTCTAACCCTTCCTGAAAAGAAACAACAAACAAAGATCGTTTTTCACAAGAGTATTCCCCAAACACCCTGTAAGCAACCCCACAGCACTTTGCGTGGCAGCGTAGAAGAATTTACACCTCTTGAGATACAGCGGGTTCAGAATCGAGAGCAGAGGGATCTGTTTAAGGAACTCATCGGTCGCCATCATTACCTGGGATATGCAATGCCTTTTGGCGCCAGATTGCAGTATCTGATTTATGTAAACCGTCCCCATCGAGAAATTGTGGGGTGCATCCAGTTCTCAAGCCCTGCCTGGCGGATGCGTGCTCGCGATGAATGGATCGGTTGGACAGATGAAAGGCGTAAGGTCGCTCTACAAAAGGTGGTGAACAACAGCCGTTTTCTGATCCTTGCTCCCATCCAAAATTTAGCGAGCATGATACTGTCATGTAGTCTCCGGGAACTCAGAGATGATTGGGAACAGCAGTATGGTCTTAAACCCATGCTGGTAGAGACATTTGTGGATCGACAACAATTCCACGGTGGCTGTTATCGGGCATCGACCTGGATTGAGTTGGGGAAAACCACTGGTCGTGGGCGCATGGACCGATTCGGCAAACGTCATGGCGCTGATGTAAAAACCATATTAGTATATCCACTGGAAAAAGATGCTGTTCACCAACTCAGGGAGGGGATATGA